The following are from one region of the Coffea eugenioides isolate CCC68of chromosome 2, Ceug_1.0, whole genome shotgun sequence genome:
- the LOC113764028 gene encoding uncharacterized protein LOC113764028 isoform X1, with protein sequence MILRLRISLADAASWISFSCVDDLGDLIDFWDLNEKMEVEKRSSKGGFLHLFDWNVKSRKKLFSGKFELSDNPQQGKETFDDTTISRLRKAHDNGCGPSTRGNDGSSYASSVNGDEIYGTRAPGVVARLMGLDTLPTSNVSEPCYTQFFDSRSFRDSHYSRGMPDFRSEEHIIIYDSMRNKLDGFTKNPVEVMLQKVQNRPIEKFQTEVLPPKSAKPISITHHKLLSPIKSPGFIPSMNAAYLVEAAAKIIEQSPRSTARHKLPSLGSSSVPLRIQDLKEKMEVAQKSSRTLQASQKAKEQSSSKQVKRQTRDRVQGQGEAPDMFRVSDTSRNAGSQSIKNKEKSVSLAVQAKANVQKKEGCTAIGNRSSVNHKEPNDVRHSSSGRNQSKIQKNVERRTSTDKSSDVLRQNNRKQNFASAKEMEGSRPPFCHQKDRKQLSSNDVSRPNKTVNKIVVSTPVMPRKTSIHHVGKEQLPSAVKRSSGKKQPINGNNFSHGNDNQSVSRGERSIKCNYEIDRCSKWDAAERKNGTDVVSFTFTSPIKKSLSASSSPVKVTDKKRGSFLVPTTSENQSSFGLNVDGGDALSILLEQKLKELTSKVDSSNQDHFHSEFPCSSAGSCEDSVSTLTMTHTTSGEHHKNSQLDVPLDKLGIQPKSDSSSIDELHLKAMQKWQGVQEMEELGFIRYDRDPKYQSCGPVSSLEPAYSESSCNSLDSNRSISSEASKMFLAVEAYEMTQWSSTRKSRPVEADMEVSDSASSASLGATSVTDTSSSFTSMITNESANWELEYIRCILVNTDLLLEEFALGEAHKVLAPNLFDQWGEVKLGSSKNVEKNFKLVQKVLFDYVEESLELKCVQLFSGSWKSWTKLAALIQKKDWLAEELGREISGWTSMEDLMVDELVDKDMSTKLGKWVDFEIEAFEEGVEIEKRILSNLVDELVDDFLLF encoded by the exons ATGATTTTGAGACTCAGGATATCTCTTGCTGATGCAGCTAGCTGGATCTCCTTTAGTTGTGTTGATGATTTAGGGGACTTGATTGATTTTTGGgatttgaatgaaaaaatggaAGTAGAAAAGCGAAGTTCCAAGGGTGGATTTCTTCATTTGTTTGATTGGAATGTTAAATCCCGGAAGAAGCTTTTCTCCGGCAAATTTGAGTTATCTG ATAATCCACAGCAAGGTAAAGAAACTTTTGATGATACAACAATTTCACGTCTTCGAAAG GCGCATGACAATGGGTGTGGTCCAAGTACCAGAGGGAACGATGGTTCAAGTTATGCTTCATCTGTAAATGGTGATGAAATATATGGCACAAGAGCTCCGGGGGTCGTTGCACGACTAATGGGATTGGATACACTTCCTACTTCAAATGTTTCTGAGCCCTGTTATACACAATTTTTTGATTCTCGCTCTTTTAGAGATTCTCATTACTCAAGGGGTATGCCTGATTTCCGGAGCGAAGAACACATCATAATCTATGACAGCATGCGGAATAAGCTAGACGGGTTCACCAAGAATCCTGTTGAAGTGATGCTGCAGAAGGTGCAGAATCGACCAATTGAGAAGTTTCAAACTGAAGTACTGCCCCCAAAATCTGCGAAGCCCATTTCAATTACTCACCACAAGCTTTTGTCTCCCATTAAGAGTCCAGGGTTCATTCCAAGTATGAATGCTGCTTATCTAGTAGAGGCAGCTGCCAAAATCATCGAACAAAGTCCTCGTTCAACTGCTAGACATAAGTTGCCATCTTTGGGTTCTTCTTCAGTTCCTTTGAGAATCCAGGATCTTAAAGAGAAAATGGAGGTTGCTCAGAAATCTTCTAggactcttcaagcttctcagAAGGCCAAAGAACAAAGCTCTTCCAAACAGGTAAAGAGACAAACTAGGGACAGGGTCCAAGGTCAAGGAGAAGCTCCAGACATGTTTAGGGTTTCTGATACATCAAGAAATGCTGGTTCTCAGAGTATCAAGAATAAGGAAAAATCAGTTTCACTGGCTGTTCAAGCTAAGGCTAATGTTCAGAAGAAAGAGGGATGTACTGCAATTGGAAACCGGAGTTCTGTAAACCATAAGGAACCTAATGATGTCAGGCATAGCTCTTCTGGTAGGAACCAATCAAAAATCCAAAAGAATGTTGAAAGGAGAACATCAACTGACAAATCTTCTGATGTACTTAGGCAAAATAACCGGAAGCAAAACTTTGCTTCAGCTAAAGAGATGGAAGGTTCAAGGCCTCCATTTTGTCATCAGAAAGACAGGAAACAGCTGTCTTCAAATGACGTATCTAGGCCGAATAAGACTGTAAATAAGATTGTTGTAAGCACTCCTGTCATGCCCAGAAAGACCTCAATCCATCATGTTGGAAAGGAACAACTTCCATCAGCAGTAAAGAGATCTTCAGGAAAGAAGCAACCAATCAATGGAAACAATTTTTCTCATGGAAATGATAACCAATCAGTGAGTAGAGGCGAAAGGTCTATAAAATGCAATTATGAAATTGATAGGTGCAGTAAATGGGATGCAGCTGAGAGAAAAAATGGCACGGATGTTGTATCATTCACATTCACTTCTCCAATTAAAAAGTCATTATCTGCTTCTAGTTCACCTGTGAAAGTCACTGACAAGAAACGAGGCTCATTCCTTGTTCCCACAACTAGTGAAAATCAGTCTTCTTTTGGTCTGAATGTTGATGGTGGTGATGCTTTAAGcattcttttggaacaaaagcTCAAGGAGTTGACATCTAAAGTTGACTCATCTAATCAAGACCACTTCCATTCAGAGTTTCCTTGTAGTTCTGCTGGCAGTTGTGAAGATTCAGTGTCTACTCTCACAATGACACATACCACATCTGGTGAACATCACAAAAATTCCCAACTTGATGTGCCTCTGGACAAACTGGGCATCCAACCTAAATCCGATAGCTCTTCTATTGATGAACTTCACCTTAAAGCAATGCAAAAGTGGCAG GGTGTACAGGAGATGGAAGAGCTTGGCTTTATTAGATATGACAGAGACCCCAAATATCAATCCTGTGGTCCAGTGTCAAGTTTGGAACCCGCCTACTCAGAGAGTAGTTGCAACTCTCTAGATAGCAACAGAAGTATTAGCAGTGAGG cTAGCAAGATGTTTTTGGCAGTTGAAGCTTATGAAATGACTCAATGGAGCTCCACTAGAAAGTCCCGACCTGTGGAAGCCGACATGGAAGTATCAGATTCTGCCTCTTCAGCCTCTCTCGGGGCCACAAGTGTAACAGATACAAGTTCATCATTCACTTCAATGATTACTAATGAATCAGCCAATTGGGAGTTGGAATATATCCGGTGTATACTTGTTAACACTGACTTGTTGCTGGAGGAGTTTGCACTTGGTGAGGCACACAAGGTCTTAGCTCCCAATCTGTTTGATCAGTGGGGTGAAGTAAAACTAGGATCAAGTAAAAATGTGGAAAAGAACTTCAAGTTAGTGCAAAAGGTATTGTTCGACTATGTTGAAGAATCTCTAGAATTAAAGTGCGTGCAGCTTTTTAGTGGAAGCTGGAAATCTTGGACTAAGCTAGCAGCTCTGATTCAGAAGAAAGATTGGTTGGCTGAAGAACTGGGCAGGGAGATTTCAGGCTGGACAAGCATGGAAGATTTGATGGTAGATGAGCTTGTGGACAAGGACATGAGTACCAAATTGGGGAAGTGGGTTGATTTTGAGATTGaggcatttgaagaaggtgtAGAAATTGAGAAGAGAATATTGAGTAATCTGGTTGAtgaattggttgatgatttcTTGCTGTTCTAA
- the LOC113764028 gene encoding uncharacterized protein LOC113764028 isoform X2, with protein MILRLRISLADAASWISFSCVDDLGDLIDFWDLNEKMEVEKRSSKGGFLHLFDWNVKSRKKLFSGKFELSDNPQQGKETFDDTTISRLRKAHDNGCGPSTRGNDGSSYASSVNGDEIYGTRAPGVVARLMGLDTLPTSNVSEPCYTQFFDSRSFRDSHYSRGMPDFRSEEHIIIYDSMRNKLDGFTKNPVEVMLQKVQNRPIEKFQTEVLPPKSAKPISITHHKLLSPIKSPGFIPSMNAAYLVEAAAKIIEQSPRSTARHKLPSLGSSSVPLRIQDLKEKMEVAQKSSRTLQASQKAKEQSSSKQVKRQTRDRVQGQGEAPDMFRVSDTSRNAGSQSIKNKEKSVSLAVQAKANVQKKEGCTAIGNRSSVNHKEPNDVRHSSSGRNQSKIQKNVERRTSTDKSSDVLRQNNRKQNFASAKEMEGSRPPFCHQKDRKQLSSNDVSRPNKTVNKIVVSTPVMPRKTSIHHVGKEQLPSAVKRSSGKKQPINGNNFSHGNDNQSVSRGERSIKCNYEIDRCSKWDAAERKNGTDVVSFTFTSPIKKSLSASSSPVKVTDKKRGSFLVPTTSENQSSFGLNVDGGDALSILLEQKLKELTSKVDSSNQDHFHSEFPCSSAGSCEDSVSTLTMTHTTSGEHHKNSQLDVPLDKLGIQPKSDSSSIDELHLKAMQKWQEMEELGFIRYDRDPKYQSCGPVSSLEPAYSESSCNSLDSNRSISSEASKMFLAVEAYEMTQWSSTRKSRPVEADMEVSDSASSASLGATSVTDTSSSFTSMITNESANWELEYIRCILVNTDLLLEEFALGEAHKVLAPNLFDQWGEVKLGSSKNVEKNFKLVQKVLFDYVEESLELKCVQLFSGSWKSWTKLAALIQKKDWLAEELGREISGWTSMEDLMVDELVDKDMSTKLGKWVDFEIEAFEEGVEIEKRILSNLVDELVDDFLLF; from the exons ATGATTTTGAGACTCAGGATATCTCTTGCTGATGCAGCTAGCTGGATCTCCTTTAGTTGTGTTGATGATTTAGGGGACTTGATTGATTTTTGGgatttgaatgaaaaaatggaAGTAGAAAAGCGAAGTTCCAAGGGTGGATTTCTTCATTTGTTTGATTGGAATGTTAAATCCCGGAAGAAGCTTTTCTCCGGCAAATTTGAGTTATCTG ATAATCCACAGCAAGGTAAAGAAACTTTTGATGATACAACAATTTCACGTCTTCGAAAG GCGCATGACAATGGGTGTGGTCCAAGTACCAGAGGGAACGATGGTTCAAGTTATGCTTCATCTGTAAATGGTGATGAAATATATGGCACAAGAGCTCCGGGGGTCGTTGCACGACTAATGGGATTGGATACACTTCCTACTTCAAATGTTTCTGAGCCCTGTTATACACAATTTTTTGATTCTCGCTCTTTTAGAGATTCTCATTACTCAAGGGGTATGCCTGATTTCCGGAGCGAAGAACACATCATAATCTATGACAGCATGCGGAATAAGCTAGACGGGTTCACCAAGAATCCTGTTGAAGTGATGCTGCAGAAGGTGCAGAATCGACCAATTGAGAAGTTTCAAACTGAAGTACTGCCCCCAAAATCTGCGAAGCCCATTTCAATTACTCACCACAAGCTTTTGTCTCCCATTAAGAGTCCAGGGTTCATTCCAAGTATGAATGCTGCTTATCTAGTAGAGGCAGCTGCCAAAATCATCGAACAAAGTCCTCGTTCAACTGCTAGACATAAGTTGCCATCTTTGGGTTCTTCTTCAGTTCCTTTGAGAATCCAGGATCTTAAAGAGAAAATGGAGGTTGCTCAGAAATCTTCTAggactcttcaagcttctcagAAGGCCAAAGAACAAAGCTCTTCCAAACAGGTAAAGAGACAAACTAGGGACAGGGTCCAAGGTCAAGGAGAAGCTCCAGACATGTTTAGGGTTTCTGATACATCAAGAAATGCTGGTTCTCAGAGTATCAAGAATAAGGAAAAATCAGTTTCACTGGCTGTTCAAGCTAAGGCTAATGTTCAGAAGAAAGAGGGATGTACTGCAATTGGAAACCGGAGTTCTGTAAACCATAAGGAACCTAATGATGTCAGGCATAGCTCTTCTGGTAGGAACCAATCAAAAATCCAAAAGAATGTTGAAAGGAGAACATCAACTGACAAATCTTCTGATGTACTTAGGCAAAATAACCGGAAGCAAAACTTTGCTTCAGCTAAAGAGATGGAAGGTTCAAGGCCTCCATTTTGTCATCAGAAAGACAGGAAACAGCTGTCTTCAAATGACGTATCTAGGCCGAATAAGACTGTAAATAAGATTGTTGTAAGCACTCCTGTCATGCCCAGAAAGACCTCAATCCATCATGTTGGAAAGGAACAACTTCCATCAGCAGTAAAGAGATCTTCAGGAAAGAAGCAACCAATCAATGGAAACAATTTTTCTCATGGAAATGATAACCAATCAGTGAGTAGAGGCGAAAGGTCTATAAAATGCAATTATGAAATTGATAGGTGCAGTAAATGGGATGCAGCTGAGAGAAAAAATGGCACGGATGTTGTATCATTCACATTCACTTCTCCAATTAAAAAGTCATTATCTGCTTCTAGTTCACCTGTGAAAGTCACTGACAAGAAACGAGGCTCATTCCTTGTTCCCACAACTAGTGAAAATCAGTCTTCTTTTGGTCTGAATGTTGATGGTGGTGATGCTTTAAGcattcttttggaacaaaagcTCAAGGAGTTGACATCTAAAGTTGACTCATCTAATCAAGACCACTTCCATTCAGAGTTTCCTTGTAGTTCTGCTGGCAGTTGTGAAGATTCAGTGTCTACTCTCACAATGACACATACCACATCTGGTGAACATCACAAAAATTCCCAACTTGATGTGCCTCTGGACAAACTGGGCATCCAACCTAAATCCGATAGCTCTTCTATTGATGAACTTCACCTTAAAGCAATGCAAAAGTGGCAG GAGATGGAAGAGCTTGGCTTTATTAGATATGACAGAGACCCCAAATATCAATCCTGTGGTCCAGTGTCAAGTTTGGAACCCGCCTACTCAGAGAGTAGTTGCAACTCTCTAGATAGCAACAGAAGTATTAGCAGTGAGG cTAGCAAGATGTTTTTGGCAGTTGAAGCTTATGAAATGACTCAATGGAGCTCCACTAGAAAGTCCCGACCTGTGGAAGCCGACATGGAAGTATCAGATTCTGCCTCTTCAGCCTCTCTCGGGGCCACAAGTGTAACAGATACAAGTTCATCATTCACTTCAATGATTACTAATGAATCAGCCAATTGGGAGTTGGAATATATCCGGTGTATACTTGTTAACACTGACTTGTTGCTGGAGGAGTTTGCACTTGGTGAGGCACACAAGGTCTTAGCTCCCAATCTGTTTGATCAGTGGGGTGAAGTAAAACTAGGATCAAGTAAAAATGTGGAAAAGAACTTCAAGTTAGTGCAAAAGGTATTGTTCGACTATGTTGAAGAATCTCTAGAATTAAAGTGCGTGCAGCTTTTTAGTGGAAGCTGGAAATCTTGGACTAAGCTAGCAGCTCTGATTCAGAAGAAAGATTGGTTGGCTGAAGAACTGGGCAGGGAGATTTCAGGCTGGACAAGCATGGAAGATTTGATGGTAGATGAGCTTGTGGACAAGGACATGAGTACCAAATTGGGGAAGTGGGTTGATTTTGAGATTGaggcatttgaagaaggtgtAGAAATTGAGAAGAGAATATTGAGTAATCTGGTTGAtgaattggttgatgatttcTTGCTGTTCTAA
- the LOC113764028 gene encoding uncharacterized protein LOC113764028 isoform X3, with product MEVEKRSSKGGFLHLFDWNVKSRKKLFSGKFELSDNPQQGKETFDDTTISRLRKAHDNGCGPSTRGNDGSSYASSVNGDEIYGTRAPGVVARLMGLDTLPTSNVSEPCYTQFFDSRSFRDSHYSRGMPDFRSEEHIIIYDSMRNKLDGFTKNPVEVMLQKVQNRPIEKFQTEVLPPKSAKPISITHHKLLSPIKSPGFIPSMNAAYLVEAAAKIIEQSPRSTARHKLPSLGSSSVPLRIQDLKEKMEVAQKSSRTLQASQKAKEQSSSKQVKRQTRDRVQGQGEAPDMFRVSDTSRNAGSQSIKNKEKSVSLAVQAKANVQKKEGCTAIGNRSSVNHKEPNDVRHSSSGRNQSKIQKNVERRTSTDKSSDVLRQNNRKQNFASAKEMEGSRPPFCHQKDRKQLSSNDVSRPNKTVNKIVVSTPVMPRKTSIHHVGKEQLPSAVKRSSGKKQPINGNNFSHGNDNQSVSRGERSIKCNYEIDRCSKWDAAERKNGTDVVSFTFTSPIKKSLSASSSPVKVTDKKRGSFLVPTTSENQSSFGLNVDGGDALSILLEQKLKELTSKVDSSNQDHFHSEFPCSSAGSCEDSVSTLTMTHTTSGEHHKNSQLDVPLDKLGIQPKSDSSSIDELHLKAMQKWQGVQEMEELGFIRYDRDPKYQSCGPVSSLEPAYSESSCNSLDSNRSISSEASKMFLAVEAYEMTQWSSTRKSRPVEADMEVSDSASSASLGATSVTDTSSSFTSMITNESANWELEYIRCILVNTDLLLEEFALGEAHKVLAPNLFDQWGEVKLGSSKNVEKNFKLVQKVLFDYVEESLELKCVQLFSGSWKSWTKLAALIQKKDWLAEELGREISGWTSMEDLMVDELVDKDMSTKLGKWVDFEIEAFEEGVEIEKRILSNLVDELVDDFLLF from the exons atggaAGTAGAAAAGCGAAGTTCCAAGGGTGGATTTCTTCATTTGTTTGATTGGAATGTTAAATCCCGGAAGAAGCTTTTCTCCGGCAAATTTGAGTTATCTG ATAATCCACAGCAAGGTAAAGAAACTTTTGATGATACAACAATTTCACGTCTTCGAAAG GCGCATGACAATGGGTGTGGTCCAAGTACCAGAGGGAACGATGGTTCAAGTTATGCTTCATCTGTAAATGGTGATGAAATATATGGCACAAGAGCTCCGGGGGTCGTTGCACGACTAATGGGATTGGATACACTTCCTACTTCAAATGTTTCTGAGCCCTGTTATACACAATTTTTTGATTCTCGCTCTTTTAGAGATTCTCATTACTCAAGGGGTATGCCTGATTTCCGGAGCGAAGAACACATCATAATCTATGACAGCATGCGGAATAAGCTAGACGGGTTCACCAAGAATCCTGTTGAAGTGATGCTGCAGAAGGTGCAGAATCGACCAATTGAGAAGTTTCAAACTGAAGTACTGCCCCCAAAATCTGCGAAGCCCATTTCAATTACTCACCACAAGCTTTTGTCTCCCATTAAGAGTCCAGGGTTCATTCCAAGTATGAATGCTGCTTATCTAGTAGAGGCAGCTGCCAAAATCATCGAACAAAGTCCTCGTTCAACTGCTAGACATAAGTTGCCATCTTTGGGTTCTTCTTCAGTTCCTTTGAGAATCCAGGATCTTAAAGAGAAAATGGAGGTTGCTCAGAAATCTTCTAggactcttcaagcttctcagAAGGCCAAAGAACAAAGCTCTTCCAAACAGGTAAAGAGACAAACTAGGGACAGGGTCCAAGGTCAAGGAGAAGCTCCAGACATGTTTAGGGTTTCTGATACATCAAGAAATGCTGGTTCTCAGAGTATCAAGAATAAGGAAAAATCAGTTTCACTGGCTGTTCAAGCTAAGGCTAATGTTCAGAAGAAAGAGGGATGTACTGCAATTGGAAACCGGAGTTCTGTAAACCATAAGGAACCTAATGATGTCAGGCATAGCTCTTCTGGTAGGAACCAATCAAAAATCCAAAAGAATGTTGAAAGGAGAACATCAACTGACAAATCTTCTGATGTACTTAGGCAAAATAACCGGAAGCAAAACTTTGCTTCAGCTAAAGAGATGGAAGGTTCAAGGCCTCCATTTTGTCATCAGAAAGACAGGAAACAGCTGTCTTCAAATGACGTATCTAGGCCGAATAAGACTGTAAATAAGATTGTTGTAAGCACTCCTGTCATGCCCAGAAAGACCTCAATCCATCATGTTGGAAAGGAACAACTTCCATCAGCAGTAAAGAGATCTTCAGGAAAGAAGCAACCAATCAATGGAAACAATTTTTCTCATGGAAATGATAACCAATCAGTGAGTAGAGGCGAAAGGTCTATAAAATGCAATTATGAAATTGATAGGTGCAGTAAATGGGATGCAGCTGAGAGAAAAAATGGCACGGATGTTGTATCATTCACATTCACTTCTCCAATTAAAAAGTCATTATCTGCTTCTAGTTCACCTGTGAAAGTCACTGACAAGAAACGAGGCTCATTCCTTGTTCCCACAACTAGTGAAAATCAGTCTTCTTTTGGTCTGAATGTTGATGGTGGTGATGCTTTAAGcattcttttggaacaaaagcTCAAGGAGTTGACATCTAAAGTTGACTCATCTAATCAAGACCACTTCCATTCAGAGTTTCCTTGTAGTTCTGCTGGCAGTTGTGAAGATTCAGTGTCTACTCTCACAATGACACATACCACATCTGGTGAACATCACAAAAATTCCCAACTTGATGTGCCTCTGGACAAACTGGGCATCCAACCTAAATCCGATAGCTCTTCTATTGATGAACTTCACCTTAAAGCAATGCAAAAGTGGCAG GGTGTACAGGAGATGGAAGAGCTTGGCTTTATTAGATATGACAGAGACCCCAAATATCAATCCTGTGGTCCAGTGTCAAGTTTGGAACCCGCCTACTCAGAGAGTAGTTGCAACTCTCTAGATAGCAACAGAAGTATTAGCAGTGAGG cTAGCAAGATGTTTTTGGCAGTTGAAGCTTATGAAATGACTCAATGGAGCTCCACTAGAAAGTCCCGACCTGTGGAAGCCGACATGGAAGTATCAGATTCTGCCTCTTCAGCCTCTCTCGGGGCCACAAGTGTAACAGATACAAGTTCATCATTCACTTCAATGATTACTAATGAATCAGCCAATTGGGAGTTGGAATATATCCGGTGTATACTTGTTAACACTGACTTGTTGCTGGAGGAGTTTGCACTTGGTGAGGCACACAAGGTCTTAGCTCCCAATCTGTTTGATCAGTGGGGTGAAGTAAAACTAGGATCAAGTAAAAATGTGGAAAAGAACTTCAAGTTAGTGCAAAAGGTATTGTTCGACTATGTTGAAGAATCTCTAGAATTAAAGTGCGTGCAGCTTTTTAGTGGAAGCTGGAAATCTTGGACTAAGCTAGCAGCTCTGATTCAGAAGAAAGATTGGTTGGCTGAAGAACTGGGCAGGGAGATTTCAGGCTGGACAAGCATGGAAGATTTGATGGTAGATGAGCTTGTGGACAAGGACATGAGTACCAAATTGGGGAAGTGGGTTGATTTTGAGATTGaggcatttgaagaaggtgtAGAAATTGAGAAGAGAATATTGAGTAATCTGGTTGAtgaattggttgatgatttcTTGCTGTTCTAA
- the LOC113762623 gene encoding uncharacterized protein LOC113762623 — MLFPENQELEIPTTTSSSSSTATQTLEKCDPTTAMNEPMNMLTDYYDIDSTCSTPYVSAPSSPGRGQGAPVTGFYYSAPASPMHFMLSTAMSSCNSNDLGLSSQPEVSPTSSTCSFEFDFAASKVSTNGTSSAGSMSSADELFLNGQIRPMKLSSHLQRPQVLAPLLDLDVADDEVDEIVRGREAKMRDRSLRRRTRSMSPLRTSSSPFGWHDGADFEVDRSGGIFEDKKQLAAAKNGEEEEAVSGETTPCESGASSRSSSVGRSSSRWVFLKEFLYRSKSEGRNNGHKFWGSLSFSPVKDKIKMEKLMPTKFPSLHSSSSSSSSPKDKDKEKAAPTGAATVSPDLLATESADGKRAKHTGGQKDGKKKVAVNGVGKRRVPPSPHELHYTANRAQAEEMRKKTFLPYRQGLLGCLGFSSKSYGAMNGFARALNPVSSR; from the coding sequence ATGCTGTTCCCGGAAAATCAAGAACTCGAAATtcccaccaccacctcctcctcctcctccaccgcCACTCAAACACTCGAGAAATGTGATCCCACCACCGCAATGAATGAGCCCATGAACATGCTCACCGATTACTATGACATTGATAGCACTTGCTCCACCCCATACGTAAGTGCACCCTCTAGCCCCGGCCGCGGCCAGGGTGCACCCGTCACCGGCTTTTACTACAGTGCTCCGGCGAGTCCTATGCATTTCATGCTTTCTACGGCTATGAGTAGTTGTAACAGTAACGACTTAGGACTGTCTTCCCAACCTGAAGTTTCCCCTACTTCTTCCACTTGCTCATTCGAGTTCGATTTCGCAGCCAGTAAAGTTTCCACCAATGGGACTTCATCGGCCGGATCCATGAGCTCCGCTGACGAGCTTTTCTTGAACGGCCAGATCCGGCCCATGAAGCTGTCCTCCCACCTCCAGAGACCTCAAGTTTTAGCCCCGCTCCTGGATTTAGATGTGGCTGATGATGAAGTTGACGAAATTGTTAGAGGAAGAGAGGCGAAGATGCGGGATAGATCCTTGCGGAGGAGGACTAGATCTATGTCGCCCCTGAGGACTAGCTCGAGCCCATTCGGGTGGCACGATGGAGCCGATTTTGAGGTTGATAGATCAGGTGGAATTTTCGAGGACAAAAAGCAGCTGGCTGCTGCTAAAAATGGCGAGGAAGAAGAAGCTGTTTCGGGCGAGACGACCCCGTGCGAGTCTGGTGCGTCCTCGAGATCTTCATCCGTGGGGAGGAGTTCGAGTAGATGGGTTTTCTTGAAGGAGTTTCTCTATAGGAGTAAGAGTGAAGGAAGAAATAATGGGCACAAGTTTTGGGGGTCTCTGTCATTTTCACCTGTTAAAGACAAGATCAAAATGGAGAAATTAATGCCAACAAAGTTCCcatcacttcattcttcttcttcttcctcctcctctcctAAGGATAAAGATAAAGAGAAGGCCGCTCCCACAGGTGCAGCAACAGTTTCACCTGATTTGTTGGCAACAGAGTCTGCAGATGGGAAAAGAGCAAAACACACTGGCGGCCAAAAAGATGGGAAGAAGAAGGTGGCGGTAAATGGGGTTGGAAAGAGAAGGGTTCCTCCATCACCTCATGAACTGCATTATACTGCCAATAGAGCTCAAGCTGAGGAGATGAGGAAGAAGACATTCTTGCCATATAGGCAAGGATTGCTTGGTTGTTTGGGATTTAGTTCCAAAAGTTATGGTGCCATGAATGGTTTTGCTAGAGCTTTGAACCCTGTTTCTTCAAGGTAA
- the LOC113761365 gene encoding probable protein disulfide-isomerase A6, with amino-acid sequence MSRPRISIALVTLALFFFFASALADDVVVLTEENFEKEVGQDRGALVEFYAPWCGHCKKLAPEYEKLGASFKKAKSVLIGKVDCDEHKSLCSKYGVSGYPTIQWFPKGSLEPKKYEGARSAEALAEFVNSEGGTNVKIAAVPSNVVVLTPENFDEIVLDEKKDVLVEFYAPWCGHCKSLAPTYEKVATAFKLEDHVVIANVDADKYKDLAEKYGVSGYPTLKFFPKGNKAGEDYDGGRDLDDFVTFINERTGTSRDAKGQLTSQAGIVESLDILVKEFVSASDEEKKSIYTRLEDEAQKLTGPSARYGKIYLKAAKSCLEKGADYAKNEIERLERMLAKAISAAKADEFILKKNILSTYA; translated from the exons ATGTCGAGGCCACGGATCTCAATAGCTTTGGTAACCCTAGCTCTGTTCTTCTTCTTCGCATCGGCCTTAGCTGACGACGTCGTCGTTTTGACTGAAGAGAATTTTGAGAAAGAGGTCGGTCAAGATCGCGGGGCTCTCGTCGAGTTCTACGCTCCTTG GTGTGGGCACTGTAAGAAGCTTGCTCCAGAGTACGAAAAGCTCGGTGCTAGTTTCAAGAAAGCTAAAtctgttttgattggaaag GTGGACTGCGATGAGCATAAGAGCCTTTGCAGCAAATATGGTGTTTCTGGCTACCCCACCATCCAATGGTTTCCGAAAGGTTCCTTGGAGCCCAAAAA GTATGAAGGTGCACGATCTGCAGAAGCCCTTGCTGAGTTTGTGAACAGTGAAGGAG GGACAAATGTCAAGATAGCTGCAGTTCCTTCAAATGTTGTGGTACTTACTCCAGAAAACTTTGATGAGATTGTGCTTGATGAGAAAAAAGATGTTCTGGTTGAGTTTTATGCCCCCTG GTGTGGTCATTGCAAAAGCCTTGCTCCC ACTTATGAAAAGGTGGCTACAGCATTTAAGTTGGAGGATCATGTGGTTATTGCTAATGTTGACGCAGACAAGTACAAAGATCTTGCTGAGAA ATATGGTGTAAGTGGTTATCCTACATTGAAGTTCTTCCCAAAGGGCAATAAAGCCGGCGAAGATTATGATGGTGGTCGCGATTTAGACGACTTTGTTACTTTCATCAATGAGAGAACCGGCACCAGCCGTGATGCAAAAGGACAATTAACTTCCCAG GCTGGTATTGTTGAATCCCTTGATATTTTGGTGAAGGAGTTTGTAAGTGCTTCAGATGAGGAGAAGAAGTCAATATATACACGGCTGGAGGATGAAGCCCAGAAATTGACGGGTCCCTCTGCAAG ATATGGGAAAATCTATCTGAAAGCTGCCAAGAGCTGCTTGGAAAAAGGTGCAGATTATGCTAAGAATGAAATTGAGAGACTTGAACGTATGCTTGCTAAG GCAATAAGTGCAGCAAAGGCTGATGAGTTCATCCTGAAGAAGAATATCTTATCTACATATGCTTGA